The sequence below is a genomic window from Draconibacterium halophilum.
CCGGCATGATGGATTGATTTCGTTTGTGCACGTTGCGTCAAATGCATAATACGAGCCCTCTATTTCGCAATAAACAATAACTCCTCCAAACCCGGCATTAGCAAAATATGCCGAGTTGCCCGGAACAGTGAGGTCATTCCAAAGACCAAGATCAATATTTAAACCAACCCACACATCCGGAATTTCAGAATCGATCTCGTCGCACGATGAATACATCAAAAAAGTTAGGGCAATAAAAAACAAATATTTCATACCTGAATAAACTGACTTCCTGTTGTTGCTTTTCTTTTGCATGATGCTAATTTGTTTTGCTATTCTTTTTAACGCGAAAATTTTTATTTACGTGCTCGTTTCGTACTTTTATAAACTGAACAGTCAAAAATACAATTTATTGCTGATAGAAAATTATGGATGATATAGTAGTTATCATACTGACACTTATTGTTGCCTTGTTTGGCATCCTCAATAAAAAGCGTAAGAAGAATGTGGCGCCCGGAGAACCTGGTTCTTCAGAGGATAAAACACCGAATTTTTGGGAGATGTTAATGGATGATAATGAAGATATGTCACCCAATCCACATCCATATGAAGAAGTAGAGGTGGAGGAAGATGAAGTGCCGGTTCGGAAAGCCAGACCCATATATGAATATAGTACAGACATAAAGAATTCACAACCGGTAAAGACAAAAAAGAAACGGGCGAAGAAATCGAAAAAGCAGACGCTGATAATGGGCGAGAAGTTTTCGTTGAAGAAAGCTGTGATCTATAGCGAAATTATTAATAGTAAATATATCTAACTGTGTAAAAATCACGTGTTTTCGATATTTTTATTGTCAAATCATCTAAAAATAAAAGAAAATACATACTTTTGCATTAGGAAGAGTTCCGGGCAAATCGGGATTCTTTCTATTTTTTTATGCCTAGGTGAGGCGAAATAATAACATAAAGGAGGATACAGAAATGTCCGAAGTAACATATTTGACAAAAGAAGGTTTAGAAAAGCTGAAAAAAGAGCTGGAACATTTAAAGAATGTTGAACGTCCAGCTATTTCTAAACAAATCGGAGAAGCTATTGAAAAGGGAGACATCTCCGAAAATGCTGAATACGATGCAGCTAAAGATGCTCAAGGAATGCTTGAGGCAAAAATTGCTTTATTGCAAAGTAAAGTAGCCAATGCACGTATTTTGGATGAGTCCAAAATTGATACATCAAAAGTTCAGATTTTGAATAAAGTTACCATCAAGAACAAAAAGAATAATGCTACTATGCAATATACTTTGGTTCCTGAAAGTGAAGCGAATTTGAAAGAAGGAAAGATTTCGGTACAAACGCCAATTGCCAAAGGACTTATGGGCAAAAAGTTGGCGATGTTGTTGATATTAAAGTTCCGTCAGGAACAATACCTTTTGAGATTGTTGAAATTTCAATCTAAGAACCATGGCAAGCATTTTTACAAAAATTATCAATGGTGAAATTCCTTCCTATAAAGTAGCGGAGGATGCGAATTATTTTGCTTTTCTCGATATTTTCCCAACAGCGAAAGGACACACTTTGGTAATTCCGAAAAAAGAGGTGGATTACATTTTCGATTTAGATGACGAAACCTACGCCGGATTACAAATGTTTGCCAAAAAAGTGGCAAAAGGTCTCGAAAAAGCTGTTCCCTGTAAAAAAGTAGGGATAATGGTTTTGGGACTCGAGGTGCCTCATGCACATATTCATTTGGTGCCCATGCAAAGCGAACACGATTTGCTGAACTTTGCCGACAAAACAAAACTCCCCGAAGAGGAAATGAAGCAGCTGGCAAAGCTCATCGCTGAAAATATTGACAAGCAGCCCTGATTAAAACATCAGGGCTCTTTTGCCCCAAAAATTCCATCAAAAATTATTAACATCCCTCAATTCGGCTCAGAGAATTGGTATCTTTAAAGACTTTTTTTAGATAGTTTTTATGGTTCCATTTACGCATTTACACGTACACTCGCAATACTCCATTCTCGACGGAGCTGCCAGCATTAGCGATCTGGTAAACAAGGCAAAAGGCGATAACATGCCGGCTTTGGCAATAACCGATCACGGAACGATGTTTGGTATTAAAGAGTTTCACGCCGCCTGTTCAAAAGCTGAAATCAAACCAATTTTAGGATGTGAAACTTATGTGGCTTCCCGTTCAATCAGTAATAAAAGTGACAAAGTCGATCGCTCGGGGCACCACCTTATTTTGCTGGCAAAAAACAAGGTTGGGTATCGTAACCTCATTAAGCTGATATCGATAGCCAGTACATCGGGGTTTTATTATAAACCACGTATTGATAAAGAGTTGCTCGAGAAATACCACGAAGGATTGGTTGCATCGTCTGCCTGTCTTGGTGGAGAAATTCCGCAGTTGTTGATGGCCAACAATATGAAAGATGCCGAGAAATCCGTTCTGTGGTATAAGAAGCTGTTTGGCGAAGATTATTACCTGGAACTGATGAGGCACCCGGCACAATCGCAGCGCGAGCGTGAATCGGTTTACGACTGGCAGGTAAAAGTAAATAAACAACTGATTCCGCTGGCTAAAAAACTGGGTGTTAAATTAATTGCCACCAACGATATTCATTTCACCAACGAGTCGGATGCTGAAGCGCACGACCTGTTAATTTGTTTAAATACGGGTAAGGATTTTGACGATCCGAACCGGATGCGTTACACCAAACAGGAGTGGTTTAAAACGCAGGCCGAAATGAACGAGCTTTTTAAAGACGTTCCGGAGGCGCTGGCAAATACCAAAGAGATTGCCGAAAAAGTTGAAGCTTTTGAGCTGGATACTGCGCCGATTATGCCGGTGTTTCCAATTCCCGAAAAAATTGGCACGGAAGAAGGTTTTAAGGAGAAATATTCAGAGGCTGATTTGCGCAAGGAATTTAGCGATGCGGCATTTGAGCGGCTGGGTGGCTACGAAAAAGTAATTCGGGTGAAGCTGGAATCGGCATTTTTGGAGCACCTTACATTCGAGGGAGCAAAAGAACGTTATGGCGATCCGCTGGAGAAAAGCGTGGAAGACCGACTGATTTTCGAGCTGAATACCATTAAAACAATGGGTTACCCCGGTTATTTCCTTATTACGCAGGATTTTATTAACTGGGCAAAAGATAATGGGGTGATCGTTGGTCCTGGACGTGGTTCAGCAGCCGGTGCCGCCGTGTCGTACTGTGCAGGAATTACCAATATCGACCCGATTAAATACGATTTGCTTTTTGAGCGTTTCCTGAATCCCGACCGTATATCGCTTCCCGATGTGGATATCGACTTTGATGACGATGGACGACAGCAGGTGCTAAACTACGTAACTGATAAATACGGCGAGGACAAAGTGGCTCACATTTGCACTTTCGGAACAATGGCCACGAAGTCTTCTATCAGAGATGTGGCCCGCGTGTTAAAGTTGCCATTGCCCGAAGCTGATCGTCTGGCAAAGCTGGTGCCCGAGGCTCCGAAAATGAGTTTCAAAAAGGCTTTTAAAGAGAGTCCTGACCTGGCAAGAGAAAAGAATTCTACCATTCCGTTGGTTGTTGATACGCTCACTTACGCCGAAAAACTGGAAGGGTCGGTACGAAATACCGGAGTGCATGCCTGTGGAATTCTGATCAGTCGCGATACATTAACAGATCACATTCCGCTAATGCCTACAAAAGATGAAGAGCATCTGCTGACTACTCAGTACGATGGTCGTTTTGTGGAAGACATCGGTTTGTTGAAAATGGATTTCCTTGGACTGAAAACCTTGTCGATCATAAAAGAGTGCCTTGAAAACATCAAGCTGTCGAAAGGAATTGATGTGTCGATAAACGAGATTCCACTCGACGATGAAAAAACGTTTCAGCTTTTCAGTTACGGAGAAACAACGGCCATATTCCAGTTTGAATCGGACGGGATGAAAAAACATCTGCGCGATTTGAAACCAAACCGATTTGAAGATTTGGTGGCCATGAACGCACTGTACAGGCCGGGACCAATGGAATATATTCCCGATTATATTGCCCGTAAACATGGGAAACAGAAAGTGGATTATGATGTGCCGATGATGGAAGAATACCTGAGCGATACGTATGGTATTACGGTCTTCCAGGAGCAAGTGATGTTACTTTCGCGCTTGCTGGCGGGCTTTACCCGTGGCGATTCGGATACCCTTCGTAAGGCGATGGGTAAGAAGATTATGTCGGTAATGGAAAAGCTGAAAGTTAAGTTTGTTGATGGTTGTAAAGCCAACCGGCAGTTTGTTGACGAATGCAAAAACAAAGGGAAAACAACCGATGAGGTTATTCATAAAATATGGAAAGACTGGGAGGCATTTGCATCGTATGCATTTAACAAATCGCACTCGGTTTGTTATGCCTACATTGCCTACCAAACGGGCTTTTTAAAGGCGCATTACCCGGCAGAGTTTATGGCGGCCAACCTTAGTCGAAACCTGAATAATATTACTGATATTACCAAGCTAATGACCGAGTGCAAGCGAATGAAATTAAATGTTCTTGGTCCGGATGTTAACGAGAGTTTTATCAAGTTTACCGCGAACAAAGAAGGCGATATCCGCTTTGGCATGGGTGCCATTAAAGGGGTCGGATCAGGAGCCGTTCAGCACATAATTAATGTGCGTAATGAGAAGGGGCATTTTAAAACGATTTACGATTTGGTGGAGCATGTTAACTTGCAGTCGGTAAATAAAAAGAACCTTGAGGCACTTGCCATGGCCGGAGCATTTGAAAATTTGGAAGGAGTAAACCGCAGTTGCTTTTTTGCCGGAGAGCACGAGAACGATGATACCAATTTTATTGAGAAGTTAATTCGATACGGCAACCGTTTACAACTTGAAGCAAACAGTGCACAGCAAAGTTTGTTCGGTGGAGCGGGCATGGCACAGGATATTCAAAAGCCGGCCATTCCAAAAGTTGATGAATGGGCAAAGCTTATAATGCTTGAAAAAGAGAAAAATCTGATCGGTATTTACCTCACCGCTCATCCGCTCGACGATTTCCGCTTGGAGATCACAAATTTCTGCTCGCGAGATGTGGCGTTGAAAGACCTGAATAACGACATTTCGAAGTACAAAGACAAGGATTTTACTTTTGGCGGAATGGTAACTGCAGCCCGCGAAGGACAGTCGAAAAACGGAAATATGTATGCTGTTATGACCTTGTCCGACTACACCGATTCAAAAGAACTTTTCTTCTTTGGTAACGACTATGTGAACTTTAGTAAATTCTGCAAAGTGGGAATTTTTATCATGGTTAAAGGCTCGGTGCGAACGCGATTTAAAAGCGATTTCTACGAGTTCAAGGTGAACAGTATAGAGTTGCTTGATAATGTGCGCGAAAATTATATAAAAAGCTTAACCATTAACATTCCCTTAAAAGCATTAACCGAAGACGTGGTAAAACGCATCGATCACATAGCAAATGAATACAAAGGAAAGACGCTGCTGAAGTTTAATGTTTTTGATACCGAGAACAATATGTACATTGAAATGTTTTCAAGAACAACAAGGGTAAATCCTTTGAATAGTTTTCTGAAGTTTTTTGATGAACAACCGGAAATGACGTACAGAATTAATTAGTTTTGTGAAACAAATAAACGACATACAACAATAAAAAATAGAGATATGGCTTTAGAAATTACAGATGCCAATTATGAAGAATTGGTAATGAATTCAGACAAACCGGTGATGATCGATTTTTGGGCAGTATGGTGTGGCCCTTGCAGAATGATTGCTCCAATTGTTGAAGAAATGTCTGCTGAGTACGACGGCAAAGCAGTGATTGGTAAAGTTGATGTTGACAACAACCAGGATGTAGCAATGAAATACGGAATCAGAAACATCCCTACGGTGTTGTTTGTGAAAAACGGCGAAGTTGTTGACAAACAAGTTGGTGCTGCTCCAAAACAAGCTTTCATCGACAAACTGGAAGCACTACTGTAAAACTGTGTTCATTAAAACTGTCATTTCGACGAGTATGTGAGGAGAAATCTCTTGATTTAAAGAGCGAACTTTTTCACTATCGGAATGACAGTCTTTATTTCGAATTACCAGACTTCGACTACGCTCAGTCTGACTGTCACCCTGAGCGTAGTCGAAGGGTGTTCAATAAAACAACATTGCTTTTCTTTTCATCATTTTGAAGAACCTGATCGACATAGAACAATTTCATCGTTTCGATAATCTGGGGCTGGTGGCTCACGAGGTTGTTGAAGGGTTTATAACCGGTTTGCACCGAAGTCCGTTCCATGGATTTTCGGTTGAGTTTGCCGAACACCGTTTGTATAATCAGGGCGAATCGACCAAGCACGTTGATTGGAAATTGTATGCGCGCACCGACAAGCTTTTCGTAAAGCAATACGAAGAGGAAACAAACTTGCGTTGTCAGCTGGTTGTCGATACTTCTTCATCCATGTTATTCCCGTATTCAAAAGGGAAAAAGCATTTGCAAAATAAACTGGCCTTTTCAGTGTACACCGCTGCAGCTCTTATTTACTTGATGCGTAAACAACGCGATGCAGTGGGGCTAACACTTTTTTCCGACGAAATTGAGTTTCATTCTTCGCCTCGAATTTCATCGGTGAATGCCGAAGTAATGTATGGCAAACTCTCGGAATTGATCCAGCCCGAAAATGCCAGTTTGAGAAAAACCACCAATACTACACAGGTTCTTCATCAAATAGCCGAGAATATTCACAAGCGTTCGCTGGTAATTATTTTTAGCGATATGCTCGACAGTTCGAAAAATGAAGAGTTGTTTTCGGCACTTCAGCACTTGCGATACAACAAACACGAGGTTATTCTTTTTCATGTAACCGATCACTCGCTCGAACGTGAATTCGAATTCAGTAATCGTCCGCACAAGTTTGTCGATTTGGAGAGCGGGCAGGTTGTTAAGTTTAATCCTACGGAAGTAAAACAACACTACACAAATACGGTTAATGATTATTTCGAAGACCTGAAAGTAAAATGTGGACAATACCATATTGATTTGGCCGAAGCCGACATCAACAAAGATTTTAAAGAGGTACTTTTTTCTTACCTGGTAAAAAGGAAGAAGCTTTATTAGATCAATCCTTCAATTTTTTTTAATTTATACTTTCTCGAAACAGCTTGATAGCTTGTATTTTCGTTGAAATGATGTAGCTTAGTTTCCTGAATCAGCTTTTTAAGTTGTTTACTTAAACTTATTAAACCAATTATTATGGAAAGAAGATCATTTCTTAAAAAATCGGCATTGGCAACCGGAGCTGCCGTTGCGTCATCATCTCTAAGCGCCAGCCCTGTACCGGCAATTGAAAAAGACTTTTACGAATTAAGAGTTTATCATTTGAATGGCGGTGGCGGTCGAAATCGTTTACAAAAATATTATACGGAGGCGGTAATTCCCTTTTTACACAAGCGAGGAGCTAAAGTTGTGGCATTTAATGAGTACAGTATGGAAGAACCGCCGGTGATGTACATTTTACATGCCCACAAAAGTTTGTCGGATTATTATGATACTACCTTGGCTATGCGAACCGATCCTGATTTTTTAGCGGCAGCCAGAGAATATACCGCCGTTACCGCAAACAACCCGGTTTATGACCGATACGAAACTTTTCTGCTGGAAGCTTTTGATGGCTTTCCCCGCTTAATTGAACCCGATAAAAAAGGCGGGATAATTGAAATGCGTATCTACGAAAGCTATAGCGAAGATGCAGGAATTAGAAAAGTGAAGATGTTTAACGATGGCGAAATCCAACTGTTCCAAAGTCTCGGATTTCATCCAATGATGTTTGGCCAGCACCTTGCCGGTCAATACATGCCGGCACTCACTTATATGATGTGGTTTGAAGACATGGAAGAACGGGATGCCCTTTGGTCAACATTTGGACCTAGTCCGGAATGGAAGGCCATGAGCAGCAAAGAAGAATATGCCAATACGGTTAGTCACATTCACAAGAAATTTCTTGTTCCAGTCGATTTCAGTTAGTTCTTATAATCGATTGGTATTGGTTAGCCCTCAAGCCTGATATTTTCTCTCGCCCAAATTCCTAACCGCAGTAGATAAGAATTCGGGCGGTTTTCGGGGAGTTATTGTTTTATCTGTAATATATTGAAAAACTGTTTCGGCAAATCACCTTTTAATTTTCTGACGATTTTATTACATTTAACTAATATTAAACTAAATCCCCGTTTATGTTAGTTAAAACCTTCGGAAGTGCAGTTTTTGGAATCGATGCAACCACCATTACCATTGAAGTAGATGTAACCACCGGAATTAAATTCTTGCTGGTTGGCTTGCCCGACAGTGCCGTGAAAGAAAGTCAGCAACGCATTGAGTCGGCGCTGCGCTTAAATGGCTACAAATGGCCCAAAAAGAAAATCATTATTAACATGGCTCCGGCCGATATCCGGAAAGAAGGATCGGCTTACGATTTGCCGCTGGCAGCAGCGGTTTTGGCGGCATCCGGTCAAATAAATTCAGAAAAATTAGCGAAATATGTTTTAATGGGCGAACTCTCGCTCGATGGAACTCTACAACCCATAAAAGGCGTGTTGCCCATTGCAATAAATGCGCGGAAGGAAGAGTTTGAAGGACTGATCCTGCCAAAACAAAATGCACGGGAAGCTGCCGTTGTCGACCGGTTAAAAGTTTATGGAGCCGAAAATATTACTGAGGTAATCGACTTTTTAAACGATGAAGGAAATCTGGAACAAACGGTAATTGATACGCGGGCCGAGTTTTATAATCAGGTTAATAATAATCCACTCGATTTTTCAGATGTAAAAGGCCAGGAAAATGTAAAACGGGCTTTGGAAATTGCAGCGGCAGGGTCTCACAACATAATTTTAGTAGGCCCTCCCGGGTCGGGGAAGACGATGTTAGCGAAACGAATTCCTACAGTTCTGCCGCCATTTTCGCTAAAAGAAGCGCTGGAAACCACAAAAATTCATTCGGTAGTTGGGAAGATCGATAAAGAAACTTCGTTAATGACACGACGTCCTTTCCGAAGTCCGCATCACACAATTTCTGACGTAGCTCTGGTTGGCGGTGGAAATTATCCACAGCCTGGAGAGATCAGCTTGGCACACAACGGCGTTTTGTTCTTGGATGAATTGCCCGAATTTAAACGAACCGTTTTAGAAGTGATGCGCCAACCGTTGGAAGACCGGAATATTACCATTTCGCGGGCCAAGTTTTCGGTGGAGTACCCGGCAAGTTTTATGTTGGTGGCTTCCATGAATCCATGTCCGTGTGGTTATTACAATCACCCCACAAAAGAATGCGTTTGTGCGCCGGGAGTGGTTCAGAAATACCTCAATAAAATCTCGGGCCCCTTGCTCGATCGTATTGATATTCACCTGGAAGTTGTTCCTGTACCTTTCAAAAAACTGTCGGAGATGGAGTCGTCAGAGAATAGCGAGGCTGTTCGCAAAAGAGTGTTGAAGGCGCGAGAAATTCAGGAGAAACGTTTTGAGGAGCATAAAGGTGTTTATGCTAATGCACAAATGAGTTCGAAACTGATTCGGGAGTATGTCGTGCTGGATGAGGAAAGCAACGATTTGATTAAAAATGCTATGGACAGACTTGGTCTTTCGGCCCGTGCTTATGACCGAATATTAAAAGTGGCTCGTACCATTGCCGACCTCGACGGACAAGAAAGTGTACAGGCCGATCACCTTTCAGAAGCCATTCATTACCGCAGCCTGGATCGCGAGAATTGGGGTGGATAACCACCTTTTGGTGATGTCTCACTTCAAGTGAGGCTATCACTAAGACACAGCCCTACAAGCTAGGTACGATATACAAAATCGTGCCAGCGAGCGCAGTTGAACTAATTTTACTATTTTTAGTGGCTTCAACTATTAATCGACAAAATCATGACCCGAGTTATTCTTACTTTATTATCCGTTGTATTATTGCTTTCATCGTGCCAAACAAAACCGGAAATTTCAGATTGGCGTGGCCCCAATCGCGACGGAATTTATACCGCTTCGAACCTGTTAAAAGATTGGCCGGTTGATGGTCCCGAACTTTTATGGTCGTTCGAGGGACTTGGTTTTGGACACAGTGCAGTTGCGATTGCTAACAACAAGGTATACGTTACGGGAATAAAAGATACAACTAGCTCTGAAGGCACCTTATTTACGTTTGATTTAAATGGAAACCTGCTTTGGGAGAAAAATTATGGGAAAGATTTTAGTTTGAATTTTCATGGAACCCGATCGACACCGGTTGTTGTAAACGATTTAATTTATGTAGAAAGTGGGATGGGTGCTATTTATTGTTTAAATGCCGAAAATGGTGCTGAGCAATGGTCGCTTGATTTTATAAAAGATTTGGGCGTAGATTCCACCATTCAATTTGGTTATTCCGAATCGGTTTTAATCGATGGAGACCATTTAATATGTGTACCCGGTGCCAAAGAAAATAATGTGGTTGCCGTAAATCGTTTTACCGGAGAAATGGTGTGGAGTTGTGCCGGTAATGGTGAAATAGCCACGTATAATTCGCCCATTTTGGTAAATCACAATGGCCTTGAATTGGTAATAGCCATGACCTCGGGTTCAATAATGGGAATTGATGCCAATTCAGGAGAAATGTATTGGAGTATAGAACAAACACAGCGGAATAAAATACATGCAAACACCGCTATTTATGCACACGGTCAATTGGTTGTTTCCAGTGCCGATCCAACCGATTCGTCGGGATTGGTGCAACTTCAACTTTCCGAAGACGGTAAAAATGCAACCGTAGTTTGGCGAAATAAGAAGTACCGCAATTTAATGGGGGGAGTTGTTAAAATCGATTCGTGTTTATATGGTTCGGCTTATATGAAAAATGACTGGCAGGTTATTGACTGGAACACAGGAGAAATGCTGGTACAGAATAAAGATTTAGGTGGTGGCTCGATAATTTATGCCGATGGACTTTTTTATTGCTATGCCGAACGCGATGGAGAAGTTGCTCTTGTTGATGCTTCGCCCGAAAAGTTTGAGATTATTAGCAGGTTTAAAGTTCCACTGGGAACAAAAGAACATTGGGCGCGCCCGGTAATTAAAGGCACTAACTTATATATTCGTCATGGCAACGCGCTAATGGTTTACAACATTCAATCGAATTAAACTTACGCTTATGAAACAGCTATTTACAGTTCTTTTAATTGCCATAAATTTATTTGCGTTTGCACAAATAAGCACCTATTCGCCAAAAGATATGGAGAGCTGGCAAAGCATTGGTCAGGGAAATGGCTTTGTAACTCATGGCCAGTTTTTTATGGAAGAAGTAGAAGGCAGTAAAGGATTTATGCTTTTTTCGCCCCACAAATACGAAGATGTGGTTTTACGGTACGAAGTTATGACTTTAAATGCTGCTACTGTTTTAGTGGCGATATTAAATGCTTCTGACAGAGGAGAATCAACAGCATTAACCCTTAACGAAAACAGCGATAATTTTGGGTTCTGGACAACGGAAGTGGAAGATTATATGTTTGGATTTCGTGTGATGGCGCATAACTCAACACCGTTTCTACGCAAGCATCCTGCAACTAATGGCGAAAGTGCACAAATTGCTTTGGCCGATAAAGATGTAATGCACAGTGGCTGGCGGCACCAGGTTGAATGTGGAAAAAAGGCGAACAAACTTTGGCTGAAAATTGATGGAAAAACCCTGTTTGAAGTAAATGACGACAAGCCACACAAAGCTGGTAAAATTGCCATTCGGGTTCGCGGAACAGCAAACGAATTAGGGAAATGTATGATTCGTAATTTGGAGATTGAAGGGAGTCGTGCTAAATAGTCTAATTGTATTTTTTTGAAGGTCTTGTGATGTTTATCGGCCGGAACGCTGATGACACTGATTTTTTTGATTTTCGCAGAAAAGAGATGGTCTGCTGTTTTCCGCAGAAATATTTATAGGGATTGACACTGTAATTTGGTGATGGTCTCACTCTGAGTGAGGCTATCACTGATGAACCGTTGTTTTACCTTTTTCAGCCTTGCAGACTGAGCAACGATTTTCACAATAGCGCAAGCGGGGAGAGAAGCAATCTTTAAGTTCTTTATCAAATTAATTGTCTTTCATACAATAAGCTAATTTTATATCTTAGTAGCCTAAATCAATAAAACCACAAAATGAAGAAGCCTGTTCTTTTGGTGTTCTTTCTAATGAGCATCATTCCAAATTTATTCGCACAAAATATTCATCTAAATTCGCTGGGTTTTCTAACTGATGACTCCAAAACAGCAGTTATTCCGCAATCCTGCACTTCTTTTAAGCTTGTTTCGGTTTCTACCGGAGACATTGTTTTTGAAGGAGAAACTACTGGCCCAAACTATCAGAAAGATGTGGATCAGGAGGTTTGGAGGCTTGATTTTTCGGCCTTCCAAAAACCGGGGCGTTATTATCTGAAAGTGCCCGGAGTAGGCAAGTCGGGCGAGTTTGAAATTGGAGCTGATGTATTCAATTTTGCAGCCAAAACAAGCATGCGTGGCTTTTATTTGTGGCGTTGCGGAATGGCGGTTGACGGTGAGTTTGCCGGAAATCATTATCATCAGGATGCCTGTCATCTTAATGATGCCTACGAAGACTATATTGGTAAAAAGGGATCGAAGCGTGACGGAACAGGTGGTTGGCACGATGCCGGCGACCATGGAAAATATGTGGTGAATGCAGGTATATCGCTGGGCGTATTATTTTATGCGTGGGAACATTTTCAGCCTCAGTTAGAAAAAATGGAATTGGATATTCCCGAAACAGCACCCGGATTTCCCGATTTTCTAAAAGAACTTAAATGGGAAACCGACTGGATATTAAAAATGCAA
It includes:
- a CDS encoding outer membrane protein assembly factor BamB family protein: MTRVILTLLSVVLLLSSCQTKPEISDWRGPNRDGIYTASNLLKDWPVDGPELLWSFEGLGFGHSAVAIANNKVYVTGIKDTTSSEGTLFTFDLNGNLLWEKNYGKDFSLNFHGTRSTPVVVNDLIYVESGMGAIYCLNAENGAEQWSLDFIKDLGVDSTIQFGYSESVLIDGDHLICVPGAKENNVVAVNRFTGEMVWSCAGNGEIATYNSPILVNHNGLELVIAMTSGSIMGIDANSGEMYWSIEQTQRNKIHANTAIYAHGQLVVSSADPTDSSGLVQLQLSEDGKNATVVWRNKKYRNLMGGVVKIDSCLYGSAYMKNDWQVIDWNTGEMLVQNKDLGGGSIIYADGLFYCYAERDGEVALVDASPEKFEIISRFKVPLGTKEHWARPVIKGTNLYIRHGNALMVYNIQSN
- a CDS encoding YifB family Mg chelatase-like AAA ATPase codes for the protein MLVKTFGSAVFGIDATTITIEVDVTTGIKFLLVGLPDSAVKESQQRIESALRLNGYKWPKKKIIINMAPADIRKEGSAYDLPLAAAVLAASGQINSEKLAKYVLMGELSLDGTLQPIKGVLPIAINARKEEFEGLILPKQNAREAAVVDRLKVYGAENITEVIDFLNDEGNLEQTVIDTRAEFYNQVNNNPLDFSDVKGQENVKRALEIAAAGSHNIILVGPPGSGKTMLAKRIPTVLPPFSLKEALETTKIHSVVGKIDKETSLMTRRPFRSPHHTISDVALVGGGNYPQPGEISLAHNGVLFLDELPEFKRTVLEVMRQPLEDRNITISRAKFSVEYPASFMLVASMNPCPCGYYNHPTKECVCAPGVVQKYLNKISGPLLDRIDIHLEVVPVPFKKLSEMESSENSEAVRKRVLKAREIQEKRFEEHKGVYANAQMSSKLIREYVVLDEESNDLIKNAMDRLGLSARAYDRILKVARTIADLDGQESVQADHLSEAIHYRSLDRENWGG